One stretch of Tepiditoga spiralis DNA includes these proteins:
- the purL gene encoding phosphoribosylformylglycinamidine synthase subunit PurL, with product MQKTINPEVLSTQLGLNSYEYKLIKERLGREPNELEVYLFSAQWSEHCGYKHSKTLIKTLPITIEDENAGYVKIDDTAIVFKVESHNHPSAVEPYQGAATGIGGIVRDVLAMGARPIALLDSLRFGPLTDPKSKHLFEGVVSGISGYGNSIGVPTVAGETSFDETYSTNPLINVMCVGTAKEDELTSSKSAQHNKLFAYVGSKTGRDGIHGASFASKELSGEDERSSVQVGDPFSEKNLIEATLEIAALQGVLACQDMGAAGFLSSSSEMADKGNLGCILNLENVPVREENMQPWEIMLSESQERMLFLIEPGWEAEVERIAKKYFLDFAIVGKTTYEKKMKLYMNEKELCNVPIKLLVNAPQLYVKSEVPGYFYVHRARKYPEITTNSRRILLDLLKHPNITNKKWVFEQYDYKVGTNTVITPGKADASVLWIKGNHKGIAVTIDGNGLYTFLDPYEGSRNIVYEAARNLIAVGAKPLGITDNMNFGNPENSTVRWQFEQSIKGIGSACRELETPVTGGNVSFYNESETEAIYPTPVIGMVGEVSDLKKTMTMDFKFPSDKVYLVGKTIMNKEFIGGSLYLKMNGFIGGTIDRVRTLFELGLHKVILNLIDKNLVNMVHDVSDGGLAVAIAESCITGNLGFNGKIGESIEEYFGENQSRFIVSVPAEKTNLFEELVTEMKMEFTELGTVMPFEYGYNAGFGSIHLNELKDSYYNTLQKIMED from the coding sequence ATGCAAAAAACAATTAATCCAGAAGTTCTTTCTACACAACTTGGCTTAAATTCATATGAATATAAATTAATAAAAGAAAGACTTGGAAGAGAACCAAATGAACTCGAAGTTTATTTGTTTTCTGCACAATGGTCTGAACATTGTGGATATAAACATTCAAAAACTTTAATAAAAACTTTACCAATAACTATTGAAGATGAAAATGCTGGATATGTTAAAATAGATGATACTGCAATAGTGTTTAAAGTTGAAAGCCATAATCATCCAAGTGCAGTAGAACCTTATCAAGGTGCTGCTACTGGAATTGGTGGAATAGTAAGAGACGTATTAGCAATGGGAGCAAGACCAATTGCATTACTCGATTCATTAAGATTTGGACCATTAACTGATCCAAAATCAAAACATTTATTTGAAGGTGTAGTTTCAGGAATAAGTGGTTATGGAAACTCAATTGGAGTTCCAACAGTAGCTGGAGAAACATCTTTTGATGAAACATATTCTACAAACCCTTTAATAAACGTAATGTGTGTTGGAACAGCAAAGGAAGATGAATTAACCTCTTCAAAATCTGCTCAACATAATAAATTATTTGCATACGTTGGTTCTAAAACAGGTAGAGATGGAATACATGGTGCTTCATTTGCCTCAAAAGAACTTTCTGGAGAAGATGAAAGATCTTCTGTTCAAGTTGGAGATCCATTTTCTGAAAAAAATTTAATAGAAGCAACGCTTGAAATAGCAGCTTTACAAGGAGTACTTGCTTGTCAAGATATGGGAGCAGCTGGTTTTTTAAGTTCTTCATCTGAAATGGCAGATAAAGGTAACTTAGGTTGTATTTTAAACCTTGAAAATGTACCTGTTAGAGAAGAAAATATGCAGCCTTGGGAAATAATGTTATCTGAATCTCAAGAAAGAATGTTGTTCTTAATAGAACCTGGATGGGAAGCAGAAGTAGAAAGAATTGCTAAAAAATACTTTTTAGATTTTGCTATTGTTGGAAAAACAACTTATGAAAAAAAGATGAAATTATATATGAATGAAAAAGAACTTTGTAATGTTCCAATAAAACTATTGGTAAATGCACCACAATTGTATGTAAAAAGTGAAGTTCCTGGATATTTTTATGTTCATAGAGCCAGAAAATATCCTGAAATAACAACAAATTCAAGAAGAATATTATTAGATTTATTAAAACATCCAAATATAACAAATAAAAAATGGGTTTTTGAACAATATGATTACAAAGTTGGAACAAATACGGTAATTACCCCTGGTAAAGCTGATGCTTCTGTTTTATGGATAAAAGGGAATCATAAGGGAATTGCTGTTACAATAGATGGAAATGGACTTTATACATTTTTAGATCCATATGAAGGAAGTAGAAATATAGTATATGAAGCAGCAAGAAATCTAATTGCTGTTGGTGCAAAACCATTAGGAATTACAGATAATATGAACTTTGGAAATCCTGAAAATTCAACTGTGCGTTGGCAATTTGAACAATCTATAAAAGGAATTGGATCTGCATGTAGAGAATTAGAAACTCCTGTAACTGGAGGTAATGTTAGTTTTTATAATGAATCAGAAACAGAAGCAATATATCCAACACCTGTAATAGGAATGGTTGGAGAAGTATCTGATTTAAAGAAAACAATGACTATGGACTTTAAATTTCCTTCAGATAAAGTATATTTAGTTGGTAAAACAATTATGAATAAAGAATTCATTGGCGGAAGTTTATATTTAAAAATGAATGGGTTCATTGGAGGTACTATAGATAGAGTAAGAACTTTATTTGAACTTGGACTTCATAAAGTTATTTTGAATTTAATAGATAAAAACTTAGTTAATATGGTTCACGATGTTTCAGATGGTGGATTAGCAGTGGCAATTGCTGAATCTTGTATTACTGGTAACTTAGGTTTTAATGGTAAAATTGGAGAATCAATAGAAGAATATTTTGGTGAAAATCAATCAAGATTCATCGTTTCTGTTCCAGCAGAAAAAACAAATCTTTTTGAAGAATTAGTTACTGAAATGAAAATGGAATTTACTGAATTGGGTACAGTAATGCCTTTTGAATACGGATACAATGCTGGTTTTGGCAGTATACATTTGAATGAATTAAAAGATAGTTACTACAATACCCTTCAAAAAATAATGGAGGATTAA
- the purQ gene encoding phosphoribosylformylglycinamidine synthase subunit PurQ has protein sequence MKAGIIVFPGSNCDRDAEFALNSCGFETEYIWHDYDNILKYDFIFIPGGFSYGDYLRAGALAKFSPVMKHVEKFAIEKKGLIMGVCNGFQILTETGMLPGALSKNTSLKFICKDVDVNVESFETPFTKYIEKKKLRLPIAHSEGNFKIEKKDIELIKDKVAFKYVENPNGSYEDIAGIFNKNLNILGMMPHPERNSVKTLGNGDGAYIFLSIRRYLEDAKNN, from the coding sequence ATAAAAGCTGGTATAATTGTTTTTCCAGGATCTAATTGTGATAGAGATGCAGAATTCGCATTAAACTCCTGTGGATTTGAAACTGAATATATATGGCATGATTATGATAATATTTTAAAATATGATTTTATTTTCATACCTGGTGGCTTTTCTTATGGAGACTATTTAAGGGCTGGAGCTCTTGCAAAGTTTTCACCAGTAATGAAACATGTTGAAAAGTTTGCAATTGAAAAAAAAGGATTAATCATGGGAGTTTGTAATGGATTTCAAATTTTAACAGAAACTGGCATGCTACCAGGAGCTCTCAGTAAAAACACATCTTTAAAGTTCATTTGTAAAGATGTAGATGTAAATGTAGAAAGTTTTGAAACTCCATTTACAAAATATATCGAAAAAAAGAAATTACGTTTACCAATAGCTCATTCAGAAGGAAATTTTAAAATAGAAAAAAAGGATATAGAGTTAATTAAAGATAAAGTGGCTTTCAAGTATGTTGAAAATCCAAATGGTTCCTATGAAGATATTGCAGGAATATTTAATAAAAATTTAAATATTCTCGGAATGATGCCACATCCAGAAAGAAACTCTGTAAAAACTCTTGGAAATGGAGATGGAGCTTACATATTTTTATCCATTAGGAGGTATTTAGAAGATGCAAAAAACAATTAA
- the purS gene encoding phosphoribosylformylglycinamidine synthase subunit PurS has translation MKSFKFEVLISLKKGILDPQGSATEKVLKRLNYPVNSVRFGKNIELTVNEETEEKALKIVNEIADKLLSNPVLEKYEIKLLSTEVLA, from the coding sequence ATGAAATCATTTAAATTTGAAGTTTTAATAAGTCTTAAAAAAGGTATTTTAGATCCACAAGGAAGTGCAACTGAAAAAGTTTTAAAAAGATTAAATTATCCTGTTAACAGTGTTAGATTTGGTAAAAATATAGAATTAACTGTAAATGAAGAAACAGAAGAAAAAGCTCTAAAAATTGTAAATGAAATTGCTGATAAATTATTATCAAATCCAGTTTTAGAGAAGTATGAAATAAAATTACTTTCCACGGAGGTATTAGCATGA
- the purC gene encoding phosphoribosylaminoimidazolesuccinocarboxamide synthase has product MNVNELKFIYEGKAKKLFEYENNVLIYYKDDVTAFNGEKKDNLIGKGKINKKISVFMFELMEKNNVKTHFIKDIDETTFLAKKVEIMPLEVIVRNYTAGSFCKRYGIEKGKKLKMPLVEFSLKNDDLGDPMISDDAIIALDICSKKDLEHIKNEALKINNILNNYFKQFDILLVDFKVEFGKNNNEILLADEISPDTCRFWDKNTMESLDKDVYREGKGDLVDTYTALIRRINL; this is encoded by the coding sequence ATGAATGTAAATGAATTAAAATTTATCTATGAAGGGAAAGCAAAAAAATTATTTGAGTATGAAAACAATGTATTGATCTATTACAAAGATGATGTAACTGCTTTTAATGGAGAAAAAAAAGACAATTTAATAGGTAAAGGAAAAATAAATAAAAAAATATCTGTTTTTATGTTTGAATTAATGGAAAAAAATAATGTAAAAACTCACTTCATAAAAGATATTGATGAAACAACTTTTTTAGCTAAAAAAGTTGAAATCATGCCACTTGAAGTAATAGTAAGAAATTATACAGCAGGAAGTTTTTGTAAAAGATATGGTATAGAAAAAGGAAAAAAATTAAAAATGCCTTTAGTTGAATTTTCATTAAAAAATGATGATTTAGGAGATCCAATGATTTCAGATGATGCAATTATTGCTTTAGATATATGTTCAAAAAAAGATTTAGAACATATAAAAAATGAAGCTTTAAAAATAAATAATATTTTAAATAATTACTTTAAACAATTTGATATATTACTCGTAGACTTCAAAGTTGAATTTGGAAAAAACAATAATGAAATACTACTTGCTGATGAAATTTCTCCAGACACTTGTAGATTCTGGGATAAAAATACAATGGAATCATTAGATAAAGACGTTTATAGAGAAGGGAAAGGAGATCTTGTAGATACTTATACAGCTCTTATTAGGAGGATAAATTTATGA
- a CDS encoding AIR carboxylase family protein yields MQKVLIVAGSESDRGFVNQALELFDGWNIEYEFKIFSAHRNLKELQSFLETLSKDFKVIIGVAGLSAALPGVIASISSLPVIGVPHDVGPLNGVDAILSMAMMPKGVPVATMGIGNHGMKNAAYLAKRILDLGRN; encoded by the coding sequence ATGCAAAAAGTACTTATTGTTGCTGGAAGTGAATCAGATAGAGGGTTTGTAAATCAAGCACTTGAATTATTTGATGGCTGGAATATTGAATATGAATTCAAAATTTTTAGTGCACATCGGAACCTTAAAGAATTACAAAGTTTTTTAGAAACTCTTTCAAAAGATTTTAAGGTAATAATAGGTGTTGCTGGACTTTCTGCTGCTCTTCCCGGAGTTATAGCCTCCATTTCTTCCCTTCCTGTAATAGGTGTTCCTCATGATGTCGGCCCATTAAATGGTGTTGATGCTATCCTTTCCATGGCAATGATGCCAAAAGGTGTTCCTGTAGCTACAATGGGTATAGGAAATCATGGTATGAAAAATGCTGCTTATCTTGCAAAAAGAATATTAGATTTAGGGAGGAATTGA